In one window of Mytilus galloprovincialis chromosome 6, xbMytGall1.hap1.1, whole genome shotgun sequence DNA:
- the LOC143078586 gene encoding uncharacterized protein LOC143078586, whose product MKSFQETIWSHIKVFVGLPDQFIEVSIISTDRSCNVYDKWTVGNIHMTVFLKIFISTSVYRAQIEENLFTVMHSTFTFFLPCSVNSNGCQIGGKFSFDENALYLPTVLTFMSLQNKCVLNKVTNITNTFRYAHQQVSSLFGCSQIQLEKDEIKVTEDGRQMTIIRFGVVLRYYEFLLLKNNSARICKSVFQNLLKVNEQTTPIVNTVMFVCTVLSLVALFFTFITYFMFPTLRTLPGKNNMNLVFSMFFAIGFLEFGVRGTNSHVLCLALGASIHFFWLSTFGCLNVCSIHMYRTFRQTFVINHNDCDADKRRFAFYLVYSYAGPLIIVCLTVSSSYLSDNDLYGYDRNVCFIQDHLVLICTFIVPITIICLVDLFLFISTVISIKSTPKDDFALVH is encoded by the coding sequence ATGAAGTCATTTCAAGAAACAATTTGGAGTCATATTAAAGTATTTGTTGGTTTACCTGATCAATTTATCGAGGTGTCAATTATTTCAACAGACAGATCATGTAATGTGTACGATAAATGGACTGTTGGAAACATTCACATGACAGTGTttctaaaaatattcatttcaacttCCGTTTATAGAGCACAAATAGAAGAAAATTTGTTCACAGTGATGCATTCcacttttacatttttcttacCATGCTCTGTAAATAGCAATGGTTGCCAAATTGGTGGAAAATTTAGTTTTGATGAAAATGCACTTTATCTTCCAACGGTATTAACTTTCATGTCCctacaaaataaatgtgttttgaaCAAAGTTACCAACATAACAAACACATTTAGGTATGCCCATCAACAGGTATCTAGTCTCTTTGGATGTTCTCAAATTCAGTTAGAAAAAGATGAAATTAAAGTAACAGAAGACGGAAGACAAATGACTATTATTCGTTTTGGTGTTGTACTAAGGTACtatgaatttttattactgaaaaaCAACAGCGCAAGAATATGCAAAAGTGTATTTCAAAATCTTCTCAAAGTTAATGAACAAACAACACCGATAGTAAATACAGTAATGTTTGTTTGTACTGTTTTGTCTCTTGTGGctctattttttacttttataacatatttcatGTTTCCAACATTAAGAACACTACCAGGTAAGAACAACATGAACCTTGTGTTTTCCATGTTTTTTGCTATCGGATTTTTGGAATTTGGTGTCAGGGGGACTAACAGCCACGTTTTGTGTCTAGCATTAGGTGcttcaattcattttttctggTTATCGACTTTTGGTTGCTTAAATGTTTGTTCAATTCATATGTATCGTACTTTTCGACAGACCTTTGTGATAAACCACAACGACTGTGATGCAGACAAAAGGCGTTTTGCTTTCTATCTTGTTTACTCTTATGCTGGTCCTTTGATTATTGTATGTCTAACAGTTTCTTCGAGTTATTTGTCCGACAATGATTTGTATGGTTACGACCGCAATGTGTGTTTTATCCAAGACCACCTCGTTCTCATTTGCACTTTTATTGTGCCTATTACCATTATTTGTTTGGTCGATTTATTCCTTTTCATTTCAACAGTAATAAGCATAAAATCTACGCCAAAG